The genomic window TTCTTCTTATGGTGGTGAGGATTTCAAATCAGCGACCTTGGAAAAGGGCACTGCGTTTTCAGAAGGTCAGCCAATTCGCGAAGTGATGGATTTGATTTATGAACTGGCTTCAAATGGCTTGATCGAACCTGATCCGGTGACTCTGGAAGGACAACAAGCACAGCAACAGTTGGCGGATGGGAAAATTGCGATGTTGATGAGCGGATCACAGGATGTAGCGCCGATTCAAGCTTTGACGGATGAAAAAGAGACGATCGATATCATGCCATTCCCTGTTTTACTCGATGACAAAACAAGTCTTGCGTTAGGTGCACCGTCTGTTATTGGGATCAATAAGAATACAAAGAACAAAGCAACAGCAAAAGCATTTTTGGAATTTTTCATTTCTCCTGAAAGCGGCTTTGCGGCAGATATGGGTGGAATGACCCCGGTTAAATCTGAGCTAAATGAAGAAGAAAAGAAACTTGTTGAAGAAAATAATGTGATTTTGACCGCACCCGCAGCTTCAGCTGAAGTTGAAACACGCTATTCTGCTATTGCTAATGAAGCAGGCGTCGCTCGTCTGACGGATGCGTTGCAGAAAATCGTCAACATTGGTCTGTACCCTGAGCAAAATGAAAGCTATGATGCGTATGTAAGTAGCTTAGAATCGAAATGGGAAGCAGCTGCTAAGAACCATGAGTGATCAGCTGACACGTGAGGAGAAGAGAATCATTTTTCTCTTTCTCCTTTTTCCTGTTGTATTGATGCTTCTTTTCGGTCTGATTCCGATACTGATGTTGGTTTATAACAGCTTTACCGATTGGGATGGTCTATCTGCTGAGAAAAATGTGGTCGGCTTTGCCAACTATATAAAAATCATAAAGGAGCCTGCCTATTTTGCGGCCTTCAAAAATAATCTTTATTATCTAGCTTCAGGCATCATTCAAATCATTTTGGCGTTGCTGCTAGCTGTGATTTTGTCGATGAAAACAAAAGGAAAGACCTTCTTTAAAGCAGTATTTGTTTTTCCTATTCTAATCAGCGGAGTTGCTGTATCAATGATTTTCCGACTGTTCTTTGAGCCGGACGGTTCATTTGATCAGCTGCTGCAGTTTTTCCATCTCGGCAAGCTTTCACGCTATTGGCTAGGTGATCCACGTCTGGTCAATGTTACCTTGGCATTTATTTCTTTGTGGCGTCATTTAGGGACCAGCTTCTTATTGTATTTTTCTGCAATCCAGAGTATTCCAACCGTATATTATCGAGTCGCCGAGTTAGAAGGGGCAAGCTTCTGGCAGCAGCTGCGTTGGATTATTTTACCTAATATCCGTACAGTATTGAAGTTGAATTTTGTGTTATTGACGATCGGTGCAGTCTCAGCCTTTGAGATCCCATTGATCATGACGAATGGATCAAATGGAACAACAACATTTTTACTCCAAACAATGAAAACTGCATTTGATCAAAAGCTGGTAGGACTTGGCTCGGCAATGGCGGTTGTCATGACACTACTCATTATTTTATTGAGTGTGATTCAACAGAAATTTCAGCAGGAGGAAAAGAGATGAAGCGATTTATTCGTATAGGTATAAAATATGTTTTGTTGCTTTTCTGGCTGTTCGTTTGTTTGTATCCGCTGCTTATCGTTTTGCTGGGGTCCTTCAAGAGCTATGAAGAATTTAATGCCAGCTCGGGTTTGACACTTCCAGAGCAGTTGGATTTCACCAACTACCAATTGGCGTTTCAACAAGGAAAAATCGTTACTGGCTTTATCAATACGTTTATTTTGGTTTTCTTTGGTGTCATTGGCAGTGTGCTGATTGGGTCGATGACGGCTTACGTCTTGAATCGTTTTTCTTTCCCTTTTAAAAAGCTGTTGATCGGTGGGTATTTTCTACTGTCGATGGTACCAATGGTCGTGTCGCAAATTTCGACCTTTAAAATCATTGTTGCATTAGGCTGGTATGACAAGCTGATAGCGCCAATCATTATTTACTTGGGGGCAGATGTCGTGATGATTTTTATCTACTTGCAAATGTATGAAAAAATTCCAAGAGAGCTGGATAAAGCAGCGATTTTAGAAGGAGCAAGCTATTTTCAAGTGTATTGGAAGGTGCTTTTTCCCTTATTATCACCTGCAACAGCTACTGTAAGTATGTTGAAAATGATCAGCATCTATAATGATTTTTATCTCCCTTTTCTTTATCTTCCGGGAGAAAATCATGGGACGATCGCGACTTCTTTGTATCGTTTTATCGGGCCAAATCAGACGAACTGGCAAGTCATTTGTGCGCTGATCATTATCAGTATTATTCCTATGTTGATTTTTTATCTTATTCTGCAAAAATATATTTATAATGGTTTGGCTGGAGGTGTCAAAGGGTGATACAGGAAGCATTCATATATTTAAGAGGTTTTGCGAAACGGAGCTATTCTGTGATGGAGATTCGAACCGGCTTTGCTACAGGACTGCCTGTGTTGAGCGGTGGTTTGTTTGGGGCCTGTCTCGTTGGTCAAATCAAGCTGCTTGAGTTGCTGTTGTTTACGATCGCCGGTTTTTCCTTTAACATTATTGCGAACACAGCCAATGAAATGAGAGCCTTTTTGGCCAACGAAGAAAACGAGGAAACGTTTACTGGGCATAAAGGAAGCGAGGGGCTGGTACGTGGGGATGCCCGTTTTACGGATGCTGTGCTGATTCTTCTTTTGATGCTGGGGCTTGGAGGCGGAAGCGGCTTACTGCTTGTCTGGCTGACGAAAAGCGTCTGGCTGTTTTTCTGGGGCTGTGTGTCAGTAGTTGCAGCAGTCACCTATTCGCTGGGACCGAAGCCCTATTTATTATACCCAATTACAGAGCTGGTTTCTGGCTTCTTTGTAGGCGGCCTGAGCTGCTATTTATCTGCCTATGTACAGACCGGTTACAATAGCTGGGTCCTCGTTTGGTATAGCTTGATTGCGATGATTTTTACGATCTTTTTGATGTCAACGAACAATATTGGCGACTATAAAAAAGACATGGGTGTTCGTGTTACATTGCCGCATGTGATTGGCTTTCGTAATGCCATCTTATTGTTGATTCCAGAAGCGATCATCATGCTTCTCGCATGGACCGGATTATTTTTTCTACAAGTCATTCCTTGGTGGCAGTACCTTATTGGCTGGTTGATTTTTTACCGTCAAGGGTACGTCAGGTGGTATAAGGATTACTACACTATTCAAGAGGTTTATCCTGAAATGGGGAGAGAATATGGGCCACGACCACTATTATTAATTTATCATTTTCACGGATGGATGAGCCTGCTTTTCATTATTCGATTGTTAGGAGAGAGACAATGACTACGATTCGACTATATCAAAATAAAGTAAACCCTTTAGTTTTACCAGTGATTTTGGCTGATCGCTTGGGCTATTTCGAACGTCGCCAAGTACCTGTTGCGCTTGAGCTTTCTGAGACCTTCCAATTTCATTCGAATAAAAGCTTCGTAGGCAATAATGTGGAGGCGGTGATGGGTGATCTGACCTTTTTCTTTGATTATTTGAACCAAGGGAAAGAAGCTGTGGTGACCTCTACCTTGACTCGGACAATCAAGCTGATTGGCTACCCGGAGACCGCAAGGAAAAAAGGAGTACGTGTTGGTGCCGCCAGTAAGGGGCTCTTTCCATTCTTTCTTGAGTATGACTTGAAAAACCGTTTTGATGCTCCTGAAATCATTTGGATTGATAATACCTTTGAACGTATTGAAGCACTAAGAAAAAATAAAATCGATGCCCTGGTTGCAATCGAACCATTTATTCATCAAACGATGCAGGAACTACCTGTTGATGTCCTTTGGGATTCGAAAGATAGTGACAAAACGATGGTTATGTGGTGCTTTGATAAGAAATTTTATTTGGAGAATCAAGCACTTGTTCAGAATTATCATCTGGCATTGGAAGAAGCAGCTGTTGATTTTAATCAGTTGTCACCTGAAGAGAAGATGAAGACCTGTATTGAGGTTGCCGATTATACAGCAGAAGCGGCACAAGAGATGAGAAATTTCCTATTTGAGCCTCAGAAAAATTATTCAAAAAGAGATTTTCAATTATTGGCTGATTGGCTAGCTGCTCATGAGAAGCTAGATAAACGAGTAGACGCAAAAGGGTACATTGCAGATATTTTTTAGCATTTTACTGTAGCTGATTTACGGAGCTGTATAGAGTAGAAAGAGAAGACGTCAATTAAGTCATTCGTATCATAAAGTGCTGTCTATTCACAGGATAAATCTACAGTACTCCGATTGTTTCTCTTTACTTAAGTCATTCGTATCATAAAGTGCTGTCTATTCACAGGATAAATCTACAGTACTCCGATTGTTTCTCTTTACTCAGGTATAATTAAGTAAATTTGATTTTATGGAGGTTAGAAAGTGAAAATTGTAGAGGCAAGAAACAGAGACGCATTGTTGATAGAACGGTTAGTAGTGATCTGGGAAAGTTCAGTAAAGGCAACGCATCTCTTTCTATCAGAATATGAAATAGAGAACATTAAGCAATATGTACCGCAAGCATTAAAAGAAATCCCTCATCTAATTATTGCAGAAAATGAGGAACAAGTTCCTATAGGATTTATGGGAATTGTAGAGAACCATCTTGAAATGCTCTTTATTTCTCACGAAGAAAGGGGAAAAGGAGTGGGGAAAGAATTGCTTGAATATGGAATAGAAAAATATTCGGTCAATGATTTAGCAGTTAATGAGCAAAACCCTCTTGCTAAAGGCTTTTATGAACACATGGGATTTGAAGTATATAAAAGAACAGAACGTGATGAACAAGGGAATCCGTATCCACTTTTATATATGAAATTGAATTGATACATTTCAATTTTTCTACAAAATGAGACCGCCAAACATTGTCGTGTTTGACGGTCTCCATTTTGTAGTACTAATTATCTAATTGCATCCAATGCCTCTTCTAAGGCTTCTACTTTCGCGTAAAGGCGTTGAATTTGAATTTCATTTTCGATATAGTTGATGGAATTGCCCAATTGCTCTTGCCGACGATCTTCTAAACGTTCTACTTCTTTTTTTGCTTCATTTGCCAATTTAGTGATTTTATCAATTGATTCTGACATAGGTTAATCCCTCCATATTCTTTATTCTATTTTCAGTTTACGCTTGCCTTATAGTATATTCAACTATTCAGCTTCGCCGGAAGTAAAGCGACCCTCACTAATTGAGCAAAGCCAAGCCAATGGAAAGATACGTAGCAAAGCTGATCCAAATCAGATAGGGGATGAGCAGATAGGCAGCCCAAGGTCTGACCTTATGGAAAACAACGATGGACAGAAGAACAAAACCATCCAGAAGCAGACAGACAATAACACCTAGCCACATGTATTCGCCACCAAAGAAAATCAAGCTCCAAATGAAATTGATCACCAGTTGGATAAAGAAAAGGCCTACAGCTTTTTGTTTGTCTTTTTTTTGCTGTTCGGCGGTCAATAATAGAAATAGGCTGACCCCCATAAGAAAATAAAGAACGATCCATACCATACCAACCAAACTTCCCGGAGGAGCAAATGGAGGTTTAACCATTTCTGCATATTTCCCGCTGATATCGCCTGTTAGAAATCCTGAAAGGCTTCCTGTCAGCTCGACTCCAATCACACAAGCTAGAAATAAAAGCACTCGTTTTATTGTCATATTTCTCTCTCCCTTCTATTCAAGTGTACAAGAAAGAAGCCACATTTTCTAAAATAAGGCTTGGCTGGAGCAGAATAAAAAAGCAGTTGGTCATCTAGAGAACCAAACTGCTTCAGTTTAAGAAAACGAATAGAACGACTTTATTAGAAAGTGTTTGTAATCGCTGAGAAACTGCTTTTACATTTTTCAGAGGTTTTGTTATCAGGACAAACAAAAGCAAATTGATGAGAATTTCTGAATTTGACCAGTTGAAGTGTTTTTCCACAATGCACGCATTTTGGAACAGTGAATGCCTTTTTGCGCTTCTCCTTTTCATAATTTGCACACCCAAGAAAATAGCTGTAGTTTCTGCCTTTTTTTACTGCCAACACATTTCCGCAATTTTCACAAGAGCAGGTCATTTTACCAGCTTCGGGTTTAACTGTGGATTGATTGACCGCATCCTCTGGTTTCCCTGATTGCAGAGTAAGCTCTAAGTATTTATCGTAAATAATGGTTGGGTTATTTGCAGTTATAAATAAGAAAATATCTTTAAAGTTTAATGTTAGAATATTTGCCTTTTCAGCGTACCGTAAAGCAGGGCCATCGAAGTAACCTGTGGTAATAATACATATTTTAGCGTTTGGTGCACGATAAATTTCTTTTCCACCGGCTGTCTTTTCTACCATTTCTCGGGTAACATAGTACTGTTTTTGTCCATGTCTTCTCTTTTTCGCCTGAATAAGATAAAGAGGAGGCTCGGACTCATGCCGACGAACAACTAAATCGATACCATAATCATTCGATTTTTTTGTCAATGATACTAAGTAGCCGGCATTTCGCAGTAAGCGTGCCAATAAGTCTTCAAACTCTTCACCAGTCATATGTTGAAAGTTTAACAGTTCTGTTAACAACTCGTTACTGGGAACATTTCCATTTGGGGCTAGTAAATCATTTATTTCATTTTTTTCGTTTGTCATCTTTTCAATGGTCGCATTTTTTTCTTTTGAGAAAGCTCTAAAAAAACCCATGATCTGTCACTCCTTTGCATATCCTTAATTCTAACATATTGTTATGCATAGAGACTATAATTCATAGGTTTTTTTGTTTTTTTATTTCATTCTTTTTGCTTAATTAGTATCTACTGAAAATTTAAATGAAGTGCAATGCTCTATTTTTGTTTGTGGTGGCGCTTCTATTGAGCCCCATTCTGGGTGATGGACAATATCTGGTATTTCCTGTGTTTCTAAGGCAATGCCAAGGTTACTGCGCATTGTTTGACCATTGACTAGGAAATCATCATTGAAGCCGGTTGCTGTAAAAACGACCACACTTTGCCGATTGGTTGATAACTCCATGACTCTGCCGCTATTAGGCTCGCTCAAAATAATTTGAGGTGTATCAATACTTAAGAGAAAGGGGTCATCAATGCCTTTGGAGATTTCTGATAAAGCTGCACCGATTTTTTTTGATTCTGTAAAATCATAAGGTGTCCCTTTGACTGTTGCGATTTCTCCCGTCGGAATAGCTTCATCGTCTGTTGCAATCATTTCCGCAGCATTTACTATCAGTGTGTGGCTTGTAATGTCAGCTTTGGCATTTCCTGAAAGATTAAAATACGCATGATTGGTTGGGTTGATCAGTGTTTGCTGCTCTGTACGATAAATCGAGGTCATGTGTAAAGTGTCTTCTGTTAGTTCATAATTGACGATAGCGGTGATTGGTCCAGGATAGCCGGAAGTCTTGTCAGTAAGAGTGAAGCTTACACCGACAGATGTCTCTGTTTGGAAGGTTTCGTAAGACCAATACTGAAAAGCCCAACTATTAGAGCCGCCGTGAATATGATGGGGACCAGCATTTTTTTCTAATTGAATAGCCTGCCACTGTCCATCTTTGATTCGTCCAGCAACAGGGCCGACGAAAGCCCCAAAGAAGGCTTTATCCTGTAAAATGGCATCCTTATCATCCAGAGAAAGCAGAATATTCTCTGATTTTCCGTCTCTATCGGGTGTAAACAGCTGATAGAGACGGGCTCCGAAATTCAAAAAAGTTGCTTTAAGCGGACCGTTTTCCAACGTAATCAAATCAAGCTTTCCGTGATAGCGTTTATGAATAGTGATAGTCATTTTTATTGCTCCATAGCGTTTCTAAATAGGTCAGAGTCAATGCCGCTGTTGTAGCGACAAGGGGAATATCTGATCCTAGATCTTCTGACTGACCAACACCGATTGGAAAGGCACCGCTTTTTTTTATTGCGAGGATACCGGCTTGTGCATCCTCAATGCCGATACAGGCTTCGATTGGAAGGGCAAGCTGATTAGCCGCTGCTAAGAAAATATCTGGTGCCGGTTTTCCTGCTTTAAGAGAAGCAGGATCAACGATTGTATCGAAATACTCAGATAAGCCCATTTTATCAAGAAGGGCAGGGCCGTTTTTACTGGCAGAAGCTAACGCGGTTTTTATGTGATTCTTCTTTAAGTCCTTCAGTAGTTCTAGGATTCCTGGGAAAACATCTTTCGGTGAGACTTCTTGAATCATATCCACGTAATTGTCGTTTTTTCTTTGGGCCAATGCAGCGAATTCTGCATCTGTGTGGTGATCCTGTTGTCCACCTTGGGCTAAAATCAAGCGTAGGGAATCCTCTCGGCTAACGCCTTTCAGTTGTTCGTTGAACGCTCGATCAATCGAGATACCCAACTCTTCTGCAAGCTTTTTCCAAGCCTTATAATGATATTCCGCTGTATCAGTGATCACACCGTCTAAATCAAATAGTACACCTTGAAACATTGTGTTTCCTCCTTTGTTTTAAGTGATCGAAACCGAAGAAACCAGCGTACTGCTAAAAATACAAAGCTTCATTTCATCGGTTCGAACACGTTTTTTCCTTTTGGTGATCGGTAATCTTAACTACGTTGCAAAGGCAGAATGAGCTTATCTGACAGCTCTCTTGTTTCTTCGTAAACCTTCAAAGTTAGAGGCGTGCCTTCAAGAAGCTCAATGGTCAATTGCTTTCCAACCTCAATAGCTAATAGACGTCCACGATAGTTGATATGGAACGCATATTTTGTCCAGTCAGATGGTAGAAAAGGGGCAAAGCTCAAGGTTTCGTTTGCGGTTTTCATTTGCGCAAAGCCTTGAACGATAGCCAGCCAGCTACCAGTCATTGATGTGATATGCAAGCCATCTTCAGTATCATTGTTGTAGTTATCCAAATCCAATCGCGCGGTTCGCTGATACATTTCGACCGCTTTTTCCTCCATACCTAGCTCAGCTGCCAGAACAGCGTGGATACTTGGAGAGAGAGAAGACTCATGAACAGTCATCGGTTCGTAAAAATCAAAATTTCGCTTCTTTTCTTCTGCGGTATAGTCCTCACCGAAGAAATAGATCCCTTGCAATACATCTGCCTGTTTGATGAAGCAAGAACGTAAAATCTTATCCCAAGACCAATTCTGGTTTAGCGGTAAATCTTTTGGATC from Enterococcus sp. 9E7_DIV0242 includes these protein-coding regions:
- a CDS encoding ABC transporter substrate-binding protein, yielding MKKFLTAGVVLGLSLVLTACNTAKDEKSETSEETVSGEITVVTNRVDADELYEKIETAFKKKYPEVTDIKWEASGTDYDQYIATRMNTTDYGDVVFIPFSMAGTPTDYEKYFEPLGKVDAMEKDYIDVTEADYEDTVYGLPTVLNSLGLVYNQTVFEEAGIKELPTSTDELIVAAKQIKEKTGAIPFYTNYQRLAVWAGALSSYGGEDFKSATLEKGTAFSEGQPIREVMDLIYELASNGLIEPDPVTLEGQQAQQQLADGKIAMLMSGSQDVAPIQALTDEKETIDIMPFPVLLDDKTSLALGAPSVIGINKNTKNKATAKAFLEFFISPESGFAADMGGMTPVKSELNEEEKKLVEENNVILTAPAASAEVETRYSAIANEAGVARLTDALQKIVNIGLYPEQNESYDAYVSSLESKWEAAAKNHE
- a CDS encoding carbohydrate ABC transporter permease codes for the protein MSDQLTREEKRIIFLFLLFPVVLMLLFGLIPILMLVYNSFTDWDGLSAEKNVVGFANYIKIIKEPAYFAAFKNNLYYLASGIIQIILALLLAVILSMKTKGKTFFKAVFVFPILISGVAVSMIFRLFFEPDGSFDQLLQFFHLGKLSRYWLGDPRLVNVTLAFISLWRHLGTSFLLYFSAIQSIPTVYYRVAELEGASFWQQLRWIILPNIRTVLKLNFVLLTIGAVSAFEIPLIMTNGSNGTTTFLLQTMKTAFDQKLVGLGSAMAVVMTLLIILLSVIQQKFQQEEKR
- a CDS encoding carbohydrate ABC transporter permease, whose protein sequence is MKRFIRIGIKYVLLLFWLFVCLYPLLIVLLGSFKSYEEFNASSGLTLPEQLDFTNYQLAFQQGKIVTGFINTFILVFFGVIGSVLIGSMTAYVLNRFSFPFKKLLIGGYFLLSMVPMVVSQISTFKIIVALGWYDKLIAPIIIYLGADVVMIFIYLQMYEKIPRELDKAAILEGASYFQVYWKVLFPLLSPATATVSMLKMISIYNDFYLPFLYLPGENHGTIATSLYRFIGPNQTNWQVICALIIISIIPMLIFYLILQKYIYNGLAGGVKG
- a CDS encoding prenyltransferase, with protein sequence MEIRTGFATGLPVLSGGLFGACLVGQIKLLELLLFTIAGFSFNIIANTANEMRAFLANEENEETFTGHKGSEGLVRGDARFTDAVLILLLMLGLGGGSGLLLVWLTKSVWLFFWGCVSVVAAVTYSLGPKPYLLYPITELVSGFFVGGLSCYLSAYVQTGYNSWVLVWYSLIAMIFTIFLMSTNNIGDYKKDMGVRVTLPHVIGFRNAILLLIPEAIIMLLAWTGLFFLQVIPWWQYLIGWLIFYRQGYVRWYKDYYTIQEVYPEMGREYGPRPLLLIYHFHGWMSLLFIIRLLGERQ
- a CDS encoding GNAT family N-acetyltransferase, which gives rise to MKIVEARNRDALLIERLVVIWESSVKATHLFLSEYEIENIKQYVPQALKEIPHLIIAENEEQVPIGFMGIVENHLEMLFISHEERGKGVGKELLEYGIEKYSVNDLAVNEQNPLAKGFYEHMGFEVYKRTERDEQGNPYPLLYMKLN
- a CDS encoding TspO/MBR family protein; this translates as MTIKRVLLFLACVIGVELTGSLSGFLTGDISGKYAEMVKPPFAPPGSLVGMVWIVLYFLMGVSLFLLLTAEQQKKDKQKAVGLFFIQLVINFIWSLIFFGGEYMWLGVIVCLLLDGFVLLSIVVFHKVRPWAAYLLIPYLIWISFATYLSIGLALLN
- a CDS encoding restriction endonuclease codes for the protein MGFFRAFSKEKNATIEKMTNEKNEINDLLAPNGNVPSNELLTELLNFQHMTGEEFEDLLARLLRNAGYLVSLTKKSNDYGIDLVVRRHESEPPLYLIQAKKRRHGQKQYYVTREMVEKTAGGKEIYRAPNAKICIITTGYFDGPALRYAEKANILTLNFKDIFLFITANNPTIIYDKYLELTLQSGKPEDAVNQSTVKPEAGKMTCSCENCGNVLAVKKGRNYSYFLGCANYEKEKRKKAFTVPKCVHCGKTLQLVKFRNSHQFAFVCPDNKTSEKCKSSFSAITNTF
- a CDS encoding aldose epimerase family protein, with the translated sequence MTITIHKRYHGKLDLITLENGPLKATFLNFGARLYQLFTPDRDGKSENILLSLDDKDAILQDKAFFGAFVGPVAGRIKDGQWQAIQLEKNAGPHHIHGGSNSWAFQYWSYETFQTETSVGVSFTLTDKTSGYPGPITAIVNYELTEDTLHMTSIYRTEQQTLINPTNHAYFNLSGNAKADITSHTLIVNAAEMIATDDEAIPTGEIATVKGTPYDFTESKKIGAALSEISKGIDDPFLLSIDTPQIILSEPNSGRVMELSTNRQSVVVFTATGFNDDFLVNGQTMRSNLGIALETQEIPDIVHHPEWGSIEAPPQTKIEHCTSFKFSVDTN
- the pgmB gene encoding beta-phosphoglucomutase, giving the protein MFQGVLFDLDGVITDTAEYHYKAWKKLAEELGISIDRAFNEQLKGVSREDSLRLILAQGGQQDHHTDAEFAALAQRKNDNYVDMIQEVSPKDVFPGILELLKDLKKNHIKTALASASKNGPALLDKMGLSEYFDTIVDPASLKAGKPAPDIFLAAANQLALPIEACIGIEDAQAGILAIKKSGAFPIGVGQSEDLGSDIPLVATTAALTLTYLETLWSNKNDYHYS